In Pseudobacter ginsenosidimutans, the following are encoded in one genomic region:
- a CDS encoding RagB/SusD family nutrient uptake outer membrane protein, which translates to MKKMIGIVLASSMLMGTACKKYLTEDVVSSVSYQLYTTEKGIEGALVSAYNTLRQGVTSERKLTLSDAGTDLFTLGSDGNAAFNQYLATLSSLEGKLTDFWDYHYKGISECNVIMTYLPKVPIADARKAVIEGEAKFLRALYYFDLVQQYGNIPLVLESFDKVKTDFKRAPVKDVYEAIIADLKFAFENLPATATAQGRCNKAAAAHLLSKVYLTRGSAVSPEQRNIRGTQTTDLDDAITYAGKIVNKELGTFSLVADFAKLWDINNQVNSEVIFAVQFTTTQLNNGSGNQQHLYHVPQYDAINTRILARSIEYGRPYRRVRPTPFVYDGLFGATRKYDSRFVKSFVWGYIANKAATGIVTTAGNTINVAVGDTALYFSPIIYATPAALADAVQEHKRFALFYPQNTYAPVTMNNIFPGLRKWLDPTRPTTNETNGSRDWVIFRYAETLLILAEAYGRKGEFDKAVPLINQVRERAAYKENEAKTIQYWTFEGGSYADRTKSTVVDMRITESDINTDFVDFMLDERGRELLGELSRWEDLVRCEKLKERVEKYNPDAQNIRDYHNLRPIPQTHIDRLDPRGPIEEEQNIGYY; encoded by the coding sequence ATGAAAAAGATGATTGGCATTGTGCTGGCATCCTCCATGTTGATGGGCACAGCCTGTAAAAAATACCTGACCGAAGACGTTGTGAGCAGTGTGAGCTATCAGCTGTATACCACGGAGAAGGGAATCGAAGGCGCACTGGTGTCTGCCTATAATACGCTCAGGCAGGGCGTTACCAGCGAAAGGAAATTGACCCTGTCCGATGCTGGAACAGACCTTTTTACTCTCGGTTCTGACGGTAACGCCGCTTTCAACCAGTACCTGGCAACATTGAGCTCGCTCGAAGGCAAACTCACTGATTTTTGGGATTATCATTACAAAGGCATCTCCGAGTGCAATGTGATCATGACCTATCTTCCCAAAGTACCCATTGCCGACGCAAGAAAAGCTGTGATCGAAGGCGAAGCGAAATTCCTTCGCGCTTTATATTATTTCGATCTTGTACAACAGTACGGCAATATTCCATTAGTACTGGAATCATTCGATAAAGTGAAAACAGATTTCAAACGCGCACCGGTAAAAGATGTGTACGAAGCCATTATCGCCGATCTGAAGTTTGCCTTTGAAAACCTGCCTGCAACAGCCACTGCGCAGGGCCGCTGTAATAAAGCCGCCGCTGCCCACCTGTTGTCTAAAGTGTATCTCACCAGAGGCAGCGCTGTTTCTCCTGAGCAACGCAATATCCGCGGTACACAGACTACAGACCTGGATGATGCCATTACTTATGCCGGCAAAATAGTGAACAAAGAACTGGGTACTTTTTCGCTGGTGGCAGATTTCGCAAAGCTCTGGGACATCAATAACCAGGTGAACAGTGAAGTGATCTTTGCTGTTCAGTTCACCACCACTCAGCTGAACAACGGAAGCGGCAATCAGCAACACCTCTATCATGTTCCCCAATATGATGCTATCAATACCAGGATCCTCGCGCGTTCTATTGAATATGGCAGGCCTTACAGAAGGGTTCGCCCAACACCTTTCGTGTATGACGGATTGTTTGGAGCTACACGCAAATATGATTCGCGTTTTGTGAAATCCTTTGTGTGGGGATATATCGCCAACAAAGCAGCCACAGGTATAGTTACTACCGCAGGTAATACCATCAATGTGGCTGTGGGGGATACCGCGCTTTATTTCTCGCCCATTATTTACGCCACACCGGCAGCATTGGCCGATGCTGTACAGGAGCATAAACGTTTTGCACTTTTCTATCCGCAGAACACATATGCGCCGGTAACGATGAACAATATCTTCCCCGGGCTCCGCAAATGGCTGGATCCTACAAGGCCCACTACCAATGAAACCAATGGGAGCCGCGACTGGGTGATCTTCCGCTACGCTGAAACCCTGTTGATCCTGGCGGAAGCTTATGGCAGAAAAGGAGAATTCGATAAAGCTGTTCCATTGATCAACCAGGTACGCGAGCGTGCGGCGTATAAAGAAAATGAGGCCAAGACCATCCAGTACTGGACTTTCGAAGGCGGCAGCTATGCAGATCGTACCAAATCAACGGTGGTGGATATGCGCATTACAGAATCAGATATCAACACGGATTTCGTGGACTTCATGCTGGATGAACGTGGTCGTGAATTGCTGGGAGAATTGAGCCGCTGGGAAGATCTCGTTCGTTGTGAAAAACTAAAAGAGCGTGTAGAGAAATACAATCCCGATGCGCAGAATATCAGGGACTATCACAATTTGCGTCCAATTCCGCAAACGCATATCGACCGGCTGGATCCACGCGGGCCTATTGAAGAAGAACAAAATATCGGATACTATTAA
- a CDS encoding glycerophosphodiester phosphodiesterase family protein: MRKILSSFSFFILLAVAAVAQQPTARFREIQESFRNTNNSIVMIAAHRGAHLEDPENSLAAFRKSIEMGIDIIELDVRCTKDGVLICMHDKTVDRTTNGKGNVKDLTFGEIRKLKLKHNNQLTEEIVPTLEEALSLTKGKIMVDLDIKSAGCIDAIMDMVNKTNTADQCLFFVGEAEHAKMIKAKNPAFITLLRTNSAQEVTDAFKVVKSEAIHIDDSHNNKEVIKGIKANGARVWHNALGDVDNAVKAGNTAAFERALNTGANIIQTDYPALLKQFLTEKKMYY, encoded by the coding sequence ATGCGAAAGATACTGTCTTCCTTTTCATTTTTTATATTGCTCGCAGTGGCAGCGGTGGCGCAGCAGCCCACCGCCCGCTTCCGCGAGATACAGGAGTCGTTCAGGAATACCAATAATTCCATTGTGATGATCGCGGCACATCGTGGCGCACACCTGGAAGACCCTGAAAATTCACTGGCGGCTTTCAGAAAAAGCATCGAAATGGGCATCGATATCATCGAACTGGATGTGCGTTGTACCAAAGATGGGGTGCTGATTTGTATGCACGATAAAACTGTGGACCGAACCACTAACGGCAAAGGCAATGTGAAAGATCTTACTTTCGGGGAGATCCGTAAACTCAAACTGAAACACAATAATCAGCTTACGGAAGAGATCGTTCCCACACTGGAAGAAGCGCTGAGCCTCACCAAAGGAAAGATCATGGTTGACCTGGATATCAAAAGCGCCGGGTGCATCGATGCCATCATGGACATGGTGAACAAGACCAATACAGCCGATCAATGCCTCTTCTTTGTTGGCGAGGCAGAACATGCAAAAATGATCAAGGCCAAAAATCCTGCTTTCATAACACTGTTGCGTACCAACAGTGCACAAGAAGTGACCGATGCTTTCAAAGTGGTGAAGTCCGAAGCTATTCATATCGATGACTCGCATAACAATAAGGAAGTGATCAAAGGGATCAAAGCCAATGGTGCAAGAGTGTGGCACAATGCTTTAGGCGATGTGGACAATGCGGTGAAAGCCGGTAACACCGCTGCATTCGAACGCGCGTTGAATACTGGAGCGAATATCATTCAGACAGATTATCCTGCTTTGCTGAAACAGTTCCTGACTGAAAAGAAGATGTATTATTAA
- a CDS encoding GyrI-like domain-containing protein has protein sequence MEKTDLTKTYKQYYTAKATPELVIIEAAQFLSITGKGDPSGPAFADSIQALYTAAYGIKFFYKDQGKDFMVAKLEGLWKFDTTIYKDVSMSDAPKLIPRSEWEYRLLIRLPGFVSKVVVAKALPEIAAKKNIPRAGEVEWFEMNEGKSVQILHVGPFSTEPESLQKIADFCKEKELQQNGLHHEIYLSDFRKTPEAKLKTILREPVK, from the coding sequence ATGGAAAAAACAGATCTCACTAAAACTTACAAACAGTATTACACCGCCAAAGCAACACCGGAACTGGTAATCATTGAAGCTGCCCAATTCCTGAGCATCACCGGCAAGGGCGATCCGTCCGGGCCTGCATTTGCTGATTCCATTCAGGCGCTTTACACTGCAGCTTATGGGATCAAATTTTTTTACAAGGATCAGGGAAAGGATTTTATGGTGGCGAAACTGGAAGGGCTTTGGAAATTCGATACAACAATCTATAAGGATGTAAGCATGTCCGATGCTCCTAAACTGATCCCGCGCTCTGAATGGGAATACCGACTGCTGATCCGTTTGCCCGGCTTTGTTAGTAAAGTGGTAGTGGCAAAAGCATTGCCGGAGATCGCTGCGAAAAAAAATATTCCCCGCGCAGGCGAAGTGGAATGGTTTGAGATGAATGAAGGGAAATCAGTGCAGATACTGCATGTAGGCCCTTTCTCCACTGAGCCGGAATCTTTGCAGAAGATTGCTGATTTCTGCAAAGAGAAAGAATTACAACAAAACGGACTTCATCATGAGATCTATCTCTCGGATTTCCGCAAAACACCTGAGGCCAAACTCAAAACCATTTTGCGGGAGCCTGTGAAGTAA
- a CDS encoding FMN-dependent NADH-azoreductase, whose protein sequence is MKNILHIISSPRQEASASIKLGNNIIEKLLEKYPGSRVKTINVSEKNYPALDQTMIGAFKVPVTEQSPEQRNALRISNDAVAELADADIAIIGSPLYNFHIPSTLKAWLDLIVRPGLSFRYANGKSEGLLGDKKIYLALASNGVYSDGPMKPMDFAEPYLRHILGFIGLNDITTFRVEGGGISGIMETALEKGLASVAV, encoded by the coding sequence ATGAAAAACATATTACATATCATTTCGAGCCCGAGGCAGGAAGCGTCTGCCAGTATTAAGCTCGGTAACAACATTATAGAGAAATTGTTAGAGAAATATCCCGGCAGCAGGGTGAAGACCATCAATGTTTCGGAAAAGAATTATCCGGCCCTGGATCAGACGATGATCGGAGCTTTTAAAGTGCCGGTTACAGAGCAGTCGCCTGAACAGCGTAATGCACTCCGGATCTCCAATGATGCAGTGGCAGAACTGGCTGACGCTGATATTGCGATCATCGGTTCCCCGCTTTATAATTTCCATATCCCGAGTACACTCAAAGCGTGGCTTGATCTGATAGTGAGACCCGGCCTGAGTTTCCGTTATGCCAATGGAAAGTCTGAAGGGTTATTGGGGGATAAGAAGATCTACCTGGCGCTGGCATCCAACGGCGTATATTCCGATGGGCCGATGAAACCGATGGATTTTGCAGAGCCGTACCTGCGGCATATTCTTGGATTCATTGGATTGAATGATATCACCACATTCAGGGTTGAAGGCGGCGGCATTTCCGGAATAATGGAAACGGCGCTGGAGAAAGGATTGGCGAGTGTGGCAGTGTGA
- a CDS encoding winged helix-turn-helix transcriptional regulator, whose product MKDINGKIRLSAPECNSALSAVGDALYVIGGKWKLRIIIALSEGNKRFNDLQRRVEGISARVLSNELKDLEMNGFVKRMVDSKAKPVVVQYELTDYSNTLEEVLRALHNWGRQHRENIMQRSRKMKLVEA is encoded by the coding sequence ATGAAAGATATCAATGGGAAAATAAGGCTGAGTGCGCCCGAATGTAATTCGGCTTTGTCTGCCGTGGGGGATGCGTTGTACGTGATAGGAGGGAAGTGGAAACTGCGCATCATCATCGCCCTTTCCGAAGGCAACAAACGTTTCAATGATCTGCAGCGCAGGGTGGAAGGGATCTCTGCAAGAGTTTTGAGCAACGAATTGAAGGATCTTGAAATGAATGGTTTCGTGAAACGGATGGTGGATTCAAAAGCTAAGCCTGTGGTGGTGCAATACGAACTCACTGATTATTCCAATACACTGGAAGAGGTACTGCGTGCGCTGCACAATTGGGGCCGGCAACACCGGGAGAATATCATGCAGCGCAGCAGGAAAATGAAACTGGTGGAAGCTTAA
- a CDS encoding SPFH domain-containing protein: protein MITALFVVGTLLIVFLYFRSNWATIRAGGRAMSSSKFWFGIFILIAGFIIAAVQPFVMERVDAGHVGIKVNLTGDDRGVSKFEYKTGWVIYNTWISKLYEFPTFQQHIDYPEQQVITKGGFSATIKPSFNYSLKPGDVGDMFQNLRLDIKSIEQQWLQTAIVGTVNDVANKWAVDDIFNEREKFEADIVNEANKRVAKWFTISQLRTNIIPPEALQQSIEAKTKAIQEVQVAENQRLVAIAEGDRKIAQARADSAAQVIAASGEAEAIRRKQVSLNSTYIEYLKIQKWDGQLPQVQSGNGGGIILSLDKKN, encoded by the coding sequence ATGATCACAGCTTTATTTGTTGTCGGCACCCTGCTGATCGTATTCCTTTATTTCAGATCCAACTGGGCCACGATCCGCGCAGGCGGCCGCGCCATGTCATCTTCCAAATTCTGGTTCGGTATTTTTATTTTGATTGCCGGTTTCATTATCGCGGCTGTGCAACCCTTTGTGATGGAGCGGGTAGATGCGGGCCATGTTGGTATCAAAGTGAATCTCACCGGCGATGATCGTGGTGTAAGCAAATTCGAATACAAGACCGGCTGGGTGATCTACAATACCTGGATCAGTAAACTCTACGAGTTCCCCACCTTCCAGCAGCATATCGATTATCCTGAACAACAGGTGATCACCAAGGGTGGATTTTCCGCCACCATCAAACCAAGTTTCAACTATTCACTGAAACCCGGTGATGTGGGCGATATGTTCCAGAACCTGCGCCTTGATATCAAGAGCATCGAACAGCAATGGTTACAGACCGCTATCGTAGGCACAGTGAACGACGTGGCCAACAAATGGGCAGTAGACGATATCTTCAATGAGCGTGAAAAATTTGAAGCAGATATTGTGAACGAAGCCAATAAGCGTGTGGCCAAATGGTTCACTATCTCACAACTGAGAACGAATATCATTCCTCCTGAAGCGCTGCAACAATCCATCGAAGCAAAAACCAAAGCGATCCAGGAAGTGCAGGTAGCCGAAAACCAGCGACTGGTGGCTATTGCAGAAGGAGACAGAAAGATTGCGCAGGCCCGGGCCGACAGTGCTGCACAGGTGATTGCCGCTTCCGGTGAAGCAGAAGCGATCAGGAGAAAACAGGTTTCACTCAACAGTACTTATATCGAGTACCTGAAAATTCAGAAATGGGATGGACAATTGCCGCAGGTACAAAGTGGCAATGGCGGTGGTATCATCCTTTCACTCGACAAAAAGAATTAA
- a CDS encoding SDR family NAD(P)-dependent oxidoreductase has translation MILSNKTAIIYGGSGAIGSAIARAFYQAGANIFLVARDAVKLERVAAEIGKDSGRIHTDTLDVLDETAVHRHVAEVVKQTGRIDISVNVTGTFHIQGVSFPELSLEDFLFPVTTYIRANFITAQAAAKFMIKQKSGVLLSISTPGSKLPGTGFMGYGLACSGIEALNRHFAGELGAYGIRSLCLRPDAMPEAAAHGSHSNEVFAKAAGGAGISIADMLEQHAQANTLLKRLPTLEEVANAALFMASDQASAITGTVINLTCGSMVD, from the coding sequence ATGATTTTATCAAATAAGACCGCTATCATTTACGGAGGATCCGGCGCCATCGGCAGCGCAATTGCCCGCGCTTTTTATCAAGCCGGCGCAAATATTTTTTTAGTGGCCAGAGATGCTGTCAAACTGGAACGGGTAGCCGCCGAAATCGGAAAGGACTCCGGACGCATTCATACTGACACACTGGACGTGCTGGATGAAACCGCAGTGCACCGGCATGTTGCAGAGGTTGTAAAACAAACAGGGCGCATCGATATCTCAGTGAATGTAACCGGTACTTTTCACATACAGGGTGTGTCTTTTCCTGAGCTCAGCCTGGAGGATTTCCTGTTTCCCGTTACCACATATATCCGCGCCAATTTCATCACAGCGCAGGCTGCAGCAAAATTCATGATCAAACAAAAAAGCGGTGTGCTGCTCAGCATTTCCACGCCGGGCTCCAAATTACCGGGTACAGGATTCATGGGATATGGCCTCGCTTGTTCAGGTATCGAAGCATTGAACCGTCATTTTGCGGGAGAGCTGGGAGCATACGGGATCCGCTCTCTTTGTTTGAGACCAGATGCGATGCCGGAAGCTGCTGCTCACGGATCACACAGTAATGAAGTGTTTGCCAAAGCGGCCGGAGGCGCGGGGATCAGTATTGCAGACATGCTGGAGCAACATGCGCAGGCGAACACTTTACTCAAAAGATTACCAACGCTGGAAGAAGTGGCCAATGCAGCATTGTTCATGGCCTCGGACCAGGCAAGCGCAATCACGGGTACCGTTATCAATCTTACTTGCGGATCAATGGTGGACTGA
- a CDS encoding ROK family protein → MTEKQQRYKQSLIKHLYFKKELSCADLSSFTEKSLPYTAKALSELMEEGVVVESGHAHSTGGRRPQMYSLKPDIMYVVTVAMDQFITHVGILNMHNQYVGEVEKLELDLSNQNDSLNQLGQFLDGFITRSGIPKEKIAGIGIGMPGFVDANKGINYTFLQTGSGSIVSHIEKVTGLPVLIDNDSSLIALAELRLGAAREKKNAMVVNIGWGIGLGLVLDGGLFRGANGFAGEFSHIPLFTNDKICNCGKMGCLETETSLLVIAEKAIDGLKNGRTSSMKHLSHDHVEETFRTIMDAANKGDKYAVELISQAAYNIGRGVAILIHVLNPEQIVLSGRGALAGRIWLAPIQQALNEHCIPRIAENIEIMISQLGYEAERLGGAALVMEHFDSIRPHRRSHKLMTA, encoded by the coding sequence GTGACGGAAAAGCAGCAGAGGTACAAGCAGAGCCTGATCAAACACCTGTATTTCAAGAAGGAGTTGTCCTGTGCGGATCTGAGTTCATTCACAGAAAAAAGTCTGCCCTACACTGCCAAAGCTTTGTCGGAACTGATGGAGGAAGGAGTGGTGGTGGAATCGGGCCATGCCCATTCTACCGGTGGCCGCAGACCGCAGATGTATTCGCTGAAGCCGGATATCATGTATGTGGTAACGGTAGCGATGGATCAGTTCATCACGCACGTTGGTATTCTGAACATGCACAACCAGTATGTGGGTGAGGTTGAGAAACTGGAACTGGACCTGAGCAATCAGAATGATTCTTTGAACCAGCTTGGGCAATTCCTGGACGGGTTTATCACCCGCTCCGGGATTCCCAAAGAAAAGATCGCAGGCATCGGCATTGGAATGCCCGGCTTTGTGGATGCGAACAAAGGCATTAATTATACTTTTTTACAAACAGGCAGCGGCAGTATTGTGAGTCATATCGAAAAAGTAACGGGATTGCCTGTATTGATCGATAACGACAGCAGTCTGATAGCGCTGGCTGAGCTTCGTTTGGGAGCAGCCCGTGAAAAGAAGAATGCGATGGTGGTGAATATCGGATGGGGAATCGGACTGGGATTGGTCCTTGATGGCGGTCTCTTCCGCGGAGCCAACGGGTTTGCCGGAGAGTTCAGTCATATTCCATTATTCACGAACGACAAGATCTGTAATTGTGGAAAGATGGGATGTCTTGAAACGGAGACCTCACTGTTAGTTATAGCCGAAAAAGCCATCGATGGTCTGAAGAACGGAAGAACATCGTCCATGAAACATCTTAGTCATGATCACGTGGAGGAAACGTTCAGAACCATCATGGATGCGGCCAACAAGGGCGATAAGTACGCGGTGGAGCTGATCTCACAGGCGGCTTATAATATCGGTAGGGGAGTAGCCATTCTGATCCATGTATTGAACCCGGAGCAGATCGTATTGAGCGGAAGAGGGGCATTGGCGGGAAGGATCTGGCTGGCGCCCATCCAGCAGGCATTGAATGAACATTGTATTCCAAGGATCGCAGAAAATATCGAGATCATGATCTCTCAACTGGGGTATGAGGCCGAACGTCTGGGAGGCGCTGCCCTGGTGATGGAACATTTTGATAGTATCAGGCCCCACAGAAGAAGTCATAAACTGATGACTGCCTGA